The genomic window TTGCGTGACCTCAGGTAATGCGAAGAAAATGCTTGAATGGGCCTTCACTCAAAATGAGCGCATTTTATTTTTACCCGACCAACATTTAGGCCGTAACACTGCTTTTGATATTGGTGTACAGCTACACGAAATGGCTGTTTACGCCCCTCTCACCAATAGCTTCGAATACACGGGTAATTTCGAGGATGTAAAAGTAATTCTTTGGAAAGGGCACTGCTCCGTTCACGAAAAATTCAATATTAATCATATTGAAAACCTTCGAAAAAATAAGCCTGAAACGAAAATCATTGTACATCCAGAATGTACGTATGATGTAGTACAAGCTTCCGATTATGCCGGCTCAACTAATTACATCATTGAGATGCTTGAAGCTGCAGAACCCGGTTCAAAGTGGGCTATTGGTACTGAAATGAACTTAGTTAACCGTTTAGCCAGCGAACATCCGGATAAAGAGATTGAATCTCTAAACCCGTTTATGTGCCCCTGCTTAACCATGAATCGCATTGATCTAGCTCATCTGCTTTGGAGTTTAGAAAAGTTGGAAGAAGGCGAAGTGGTGAATCAAATCAAAGTTCCTGATGAAGTTGCCAATTATGCCGTTCTTTCTTTAGAGCGCATGTTAGAACGCAGCTAACCAAACTAAATAGCTCCATTTTATTCTGAACGATAGCTACTCTAATCAAGTTATATAAACGAACAATCGTTTAACATTAAACTAATTTTAGTAATGAGCTATTTAGAAAGAATACAAGATATTTATACACACATCGGACAGGGTAAGGCAATGGATGCTTTTGAAAAGTACTACCATTCTAACTGCGACATGATTTTAGAAGACGGCACTAAAGTTGAAGGTAAAGATGCTAATCGCGAGCGTGAGATTGAATTTTTCTCAAGTGTGGAAGAGTTTCATGGCCTTGATATAAAAGCTATCAACTCAAACGAAGACGATGCTACTACTGCCGTTGAATGTGTAATGGACGTGACATTTAAAGGCGGTGATAGAATGCAAATTCAACAAGTGGCCACCCAACAATGGGAAGACGGTCATATTGTGAAAGAGCGTTTTTACGGCACTCAATGAGCCTAATATCTCCCTCTCTCCCAAAGCCTCGTTTCAATTGAAGCGAGGCTTTTTTTATTGCCTGCAATTCCCGTTTTTTGAACATGCAGAAAATCACATTCCTCCTCTCACTATTTTTACTTATTGGTTGTAGCCAAAATGAACCCATCCAACCAACTTCCCCTACAAATGGAGTAGAGCTTGTAATTCTGGGTGTTGCCCAAGATGCAGGATTTCCTCAAGCCGGTTGCGTGAAAGAGCAGTGTGAAAAATATTGGGAGGGCTCTGTAGAAAAAAGACATGTAGTGAGTCTTGGGCTTATTGATCATGACACCAATCAGACTTGGATTTTTGAAGCTACTCCGGATTTCCCAACTCAACTGCACAACCTACAGGGCATGGCTCCCAAAGCTGAACTCTCAGGTCTTTTTCTAACGCATGCTCATATCGGACATTACACTGGGCTTATGCATTTAGGCCGAGAAGCTATGGGAGGGCAAGGAGTACCTGTATATGCTATGCCACAAATGGGGAACTACCTAAGCAATAATGGTCCGTGGAGCCAGCTAGTGGAACTAGGAAACATACAGCTCCATCCAATTATTGCGGATAGTGCTGTTCAACTAACCCCTAATATTTTGGTTACTCCATTTCGAGTTCCCCACAGAGATGAATTCTCAGAAACCGTGGGTTATACTATTTCAACTCCCCACAAGAACGTGCTCTTTATCCCCGATATCGACAAATGGGAAAAATGGGAGCGCTCAATTGCTGAAGAGATAAATAAGGTGGACCTCGCTTTAGTGGACGCTACGTTTTACGATGGCGATGAACTCCCAAATCGAAATATGAGTGAGATTCCTCATCCGTTCGTTGTTGAAAGCATGGATCTATTTGATGCACTTCCTGATTCAGAGCGCGAAAAAGTGATGTTTATTCACTTTAATCATACCAACCCACTTTTGTTGAATACCCCTCAAAAGCAAAAGGTGATCAACAAAGGGTATCGTGTAGCTGAAGAAATGCTTCGGATTAAACTGTAGCACTGCAGGCTCGATTACCATAATTGCCGCGCTTGCAGTATTATAGCTTCACTTGGTGTAACTCTTCGCTCTATAATTACACCCTCATTTATCTATTTAAAAAAACACGCTAACTACACAATGTTACTATGAAATTACGTCTATTTAAAAGCCTCGTAGTGCTTTTCATTATTTCGACCTCGGTTCAAGCCCAGAATTATTTTCCAGGGAAATGGGGCGACTGGGAGAAAAAGTCTCCGGCTGAATTAGGATTGAATGCATCCAAAATTCAAGAAGCTATTCAGTTCGCTAAAGACAATGAAAGTACCAACCCACGAAGTATGGAAGAGAACCATTATGGTACTTTTGGCCGTGAGCCATTTGGATACGGTATCGGACCATTTAAAGACCGAGGACCTCAAACAGGAATCATCATCAAAGATGGATATATCATAGCTGAATGGGGAGAACCATTTAGAGTAGATATGACCCACAGTGTTACCAAAAGTTTCCTTACTTACAACGTTGGTATTGCCTATGATCGCGGCCTTATTCGGGATGTAAACGACAAAGTAGGGCCTTATATGGCTCCTGTTTTACCCATGACTTGGGATGATAATCGAAACCATGCTGACCACTATGGCTCCCCAAAAGTGTTGGACTTATTTGCTGGAGAACACAACAGCAAGATTACTTGGAACCATTTACTTCGCCAAACTAGCGACTGGCAAGGAACGCTTTGGGGTAAACCCGATTGGGCCGACAGACCAGACCGAGACCGAACTACTTGGACAACTAGAGAACGCCATGAACCTGGCTCGGTATATGAGTACAATGATGTTCGTGTAAACTTATTAGCATTGGCTGCTATGAACGTGCTTAGAGAGCCGCTTCCAAAGGTATTGAGGGAAACTATCATGGATAAGATTGGAGCATCCCCTACATGGAGATGGCAAGGTTATGAAAACTCATGGGTTGTAATTGATGGACAACAAATGCAAGCTGTTAGCGGTGGAGGCCATTGGGGTGGAGGCATGTTTATCTCTGCACGAGATCAAGCTCGGTTCGGCTTACTTACACTACACAATGGAAACTGGAAGGGTGAACAACTTGTGTCGGAAGCTTGGAATAAAATGGCCCAAACGCCTACTGAAGCCCAAACTGATTATGGCTTTATGAATTGGTTTTTAAATACCGACAAAAAACGCTTACCAAGTGCTCCAGAAAACTCCTTCTTTCATTTAGGATCAGGCACTAACATGGTTTATGTAGACCAAGAAAATGATTTAGTGATTGTAGCGCGATGGATTAAAACCTCTGCGATGGATGGAATAGTAAAGCGTGTACTTGAATCGATGAACTAGCATAACAGCACATAAAATATGTACCATAAAAAAAGCCCAGTATTGCTACTGGGCTTTTTCTTTAATTACTATTTAACCAATTGGATTAGTATCCAGGGTTTGGTTGAATATTCGGATTTGCATCCTGCTCGTTAGCTGGAATTGGAAGTACAAATCGATCATTTGGGTATGATACGCTACAAGCGGCTGGTATAGTAGACGTACACTGAGTACGAACCATATCCTGCTTTTTACGCATTAAGTCCCAAAGTCTTTGACCTTCGTATGCTAGCTCGATTCTACGCTCAAGAGCAATCTCATCTCTTAATGCCTGACCTGTAGCTACCACCGGTGCTTGACCTGGCTCACCACGTTGGCGAATAGTCGTCACATCACTTTGAGCAATGGCATTCTTAGATGGATTGGTATCCGCTTGCATAGCTGCTGCTTCTGCACGAATCAAGTACAGCTCTGATAAACGAATTACGATCGTGTTATCTAAACCTGTTGTGCTTGGATATTTGTTGAGGCGGAATGGCGCATAATCACCAGATAAGTTTCCATCAACAATAAACAATTGCTGACGAACATCTCCAGCTGGGATTAGAGAATATAGATCGTCAGATGGAAGGTAATCACCATATCCACTTTCGATGTACATTCTACCTAAGGCATCCGAGCCACGGTTATCCGATTCTGTCATTGAAATCTCAAAGATAGATTCTGCGTCAAAATCATCGCTCCAAGAAGCCACATAGTTTGCATTACTTACAAGCTGGTATGGTCCGTTCTCAATTACGTCATCAGCCATTGCTTCTGCATTTGCCCAATCTTCTTGATAAAGATATACACGAGCTAATAATGCTTTAGCAGCCCATGAAGAAAGAGTAGCAGTGTTACCATTTCTTGTTGTTGGTTGCATTAAGCCAATCGAAGTGGTCAAGTCGCTAATCACTTGATTGTACACTTCTGCAACCGTATTACGTACAGGCTCACTCTCTTCATCCGTTTCAAGTACAATCGGTACACCTAAATGACTTGCGTCGGTTGTATAGGTATAATGCTGACCGTATAAACGAACTAAGTCAAAGTACATCTGACCTCTTAAGGCATGAGCCTCACCAATAAGTTGGTTGTATTCGTCATCAAGCGATGCCGCAATGTCTGGCTTAGGTGCATTGATAATTGCATTTACCGCACTAATACCGGAATAGATGGTTGCCCACATACCCTCGGTAATAAAGTGCTCTTCAAAAGCTACGTATTCCGCATACTCTTTAGCACGGTTGGCTTGAGAGTTCTGCTTTACATCATCTGCCATTACATCAGGTACAAGTACAAAGTACCGCCCATAGTAGTTTGAAGATGAAAGGATGTTGTATGCTCCTGTTATCGCCGCTTCATAATCTTGAAGGGTTAATAATGCTTCCTCGTTAGAAACCGATTGCTGTGGATTTATTTCTAAAAACCCATCTGAACAGCCGACTCCAACGACAATAAGTGCTAATAGTGTTATATATATTCTTCTAAAATTCATTGTAATAAACCTTTAGTTTGTATTAGAATTAAAATCCAATATCGATACCGAATGTGATGGATTTAATTGCAGGTGTTACACTATTCGCTACACCGTTTATGTTTTGCTCTGGATCAATGTATAGATCTGAGTCGCGCGTAAACGTAAATAGGTTGGTACCTCTGGTGTATACTCGTAATGACTTTAAGCCAAACGGGTTAATTACATCGTTTTCAAAGTTATATCCTACCGTTACATTTCTTAGACGGATGTATGATCCATCATGTAACCATCGTGATGAGTTTCCTACGTTACTACCATTATTACCACCCCATCTATGCATTGGGAATTTGGCATCGGTTTTTCCTGGTAACCATCTGTTCTCGTAAGCATACTTAGATGTACTACGTGGAGTTAAAGCTCCATCACCATGGATGAATCGCTCCTGTGAAGCATATAAGTAGTTACCCCATGAGTAAGAGAATTGAGCATCAAAGGTGATGTTCTTATAGAATACAGAAGTGTTAAATCCACCGTAATGATCAGGAGTAGCAGACTTGCCTACAAAGTAACGCTCTGCATTACTGATACTATTTGTAGTAGCCGTTTCCGTTTCATCAGTATACCATAGTGGGTCACCATTGGTTTGATCAACTCCAGCCCATCCGTATAGATAATAAGACTGGTAATCTCTACCTACTTCTCTACGCTTACTGCCAGAGTTGTAAGGCTCATCTAACTTAGTAATCTCATTCTTTAGGAAAGTGGTGTTAAATCCAATATCCCAAACTAAATCCTGAGTGTTCATTACATTCACATTCAGAGTTAACTCAAAACCTTTGTTTTCAAGCTCACCTGCGTTTCTTGTAATATTTGAGAATCCTGTAGTTCTGGATAATGGAACATTCAATAGAAGGTCAGTAGAGGTCTTAACAAAATACTCGGCCGTACCTGTTACTCGATCCATTACACCAAATTCCATTGCCACGTTAAAGTTCTGCTGCTTCTCCCAAGTTAGGCCTGGGTTAGCGATCTGAACTGGAGCACCACCTGGGCTACCGTCGTAATCACGACCATATCCGTAAAGTCCACGTGAAGGGAAGTTACCAATGGCTGCGTTACCAGTAGTACCAATAGAAGATCTAAGCTTTAATACATCGATAATCTCATTGTTCTTTAAGAACTCTTCTTGATGCATCGACCAGCCTATACCTACAGAGTAGAACGTACCCCATCTGTTTTCACTACCGAATCTTGAAGAACCATCACGTCTCAAACTACCTTGTAGGAAATACTTACCGTCATAATCGTAGATTAAACGAGTAAACATCGAAGCGAAGGTATATTCCGATTTCGTAGCTGAAGCAGAGTACGCTTCTGCAGCACTAGATAAAGTTCGAAGCGTTAAGTTCGGGAAGTTTTGACCGTAACCAGTAAAACTTTTCGACTCAGACTTCTGTGCCTCATAACCTAGTAATGCTTCTAGATTGTGCACCTCATCGAAGTTACCGATGTAGTTTAACGTTTGAGTACCTGTCCAACTTTGATTTGTGATCTCACTTTCCTGAGCATATCCACCTACGTTTCTACCATCACCGTAGCGTGGGTTCTTGTACTGAGACTCACCAACTTTAATAATATCAATATTCCATTTAGAACTAAATATTAGGTTATCCATTAAACGTACATTGGCATTCACGTTATTCGTGATTCTATACGTTTCTGTATTTCTTAAGTCATCACCACTTAAGGCACCTACAGGGTTGTTACCACCCATTGGGAAATAGTTTTTATGGGATGCATTGTATAAACCTGTTTCATCCTTAATTGGAATTAGCGGAGAAAGTAGGAAGGCGTTATACAGTGGGTTCGCCCATGCAGAACCATCCGTCATACCGTTTTGATCTGTTTTCGAAATCAATAATTTGTTCGAAAGATCTACTCGGTTATTCAATTTCACATCCACATTTGCGCGTGAAGCTAAACGATCGAAGTCAGTACCAATAACATGACTTTCCTGATCAAAGAAGTTTGTAGACACATAATAT from Balneola vulgaris DSM 17893 includes these protein-coding regions:
- the nadA gene encoding quinolinate synthase NadA, giving the protein MDVLDILEIESEVSLPKRYSELSTQEMEARIREIKEKFGDRLFLPGHHYQKDEVIQFADARGDSLKLAQICASMDKAEFIAFCGVHFMAETADMLTRPDQKVILPDMRAGCSMADMADIEQTERGWTKMQEIWGDTILPLTYVNSTAAIKSFVGKHGGACVTSGNAKKMLEWAFTQNERILFLPDQHLGRNTAFDIGVQLHEMAVYAPLTNSFEYTGNFEDVKVILWKGHCSVHEKFNINHIENLRKNKPETKIIVHPECTYDVVQASDYAGSTNYIIEMLEAAEPGSKWAIGTEMNLVNRLASEHPDKEIESLNPFMCPCLTMNRIDLAHLLWSLEKLEEGEVVNQIKVPDEVANYAVLSLERMLERS
- a CDS encoding SnoaL-like domain-containing protein, with translation MSYLERIQDIYTHIGQGKAMDAFEKYYHSNCDMILEDGTKVEGKDANREREIEFFSSVEEFHGLDIKAINSNEDDATTAVECVMDVTFKGGDRMQIQQVATQQWEDGHIVKERFYGTQ
- a CDS encoding MBL fold metallo-hydrolase, encoding MQKITFLLSLFLLIGCSQNEPIQPTSPTNGVELVILGVAQDAGFPQAGCVKEQCEKYWEGSVEKRHVVSLGLIDHDTNQTWIFEATPDFPTQLHNLQGMAPKAELSGLFLTHAHIGHYTGLMHLGREAMGGQGVPVYAMPQMGNYLSNNGPWSQLVELGNIQLHPIIADSAVQLTPNILVTPFRVPHRDEFSETVGYTISTPHKNVLFIPDIDKWEKWERSIAEEINKVDLALVDATFYDGDELPNRNMSEIPHPFVVESMDLFDALPDSEREKVMFIHFNHTNPLLLNTPQKQKVINKGYRVAEEMLRIKL
- a CDS encoding serine hydrolase domain-containing protein, encoding MKLRLFKSLVVLFIISTSVQAQNYFPGKWGDWEKKSPAELGLNASKIQEAIQFAKDNESTNPRSMEENHYGTFGREPFGYGIGPFKDRGPQTGIIIKDGYIIAEWGEPFRVDMTHSVTKSFLTYNVGIAYDRGLIRDVNDKVGPYMAPVLPMTWDDNRNHADHYGSPKVLDLFAGEHNSKITWNHLLRQTSDWQGTLWGKPDWADRPDRDRTTWTTRERHEPGSVYEYNDVRVNLLALAAMNVLREPLPKVLRETIMDKIGASPTWRWQGYENSWVVIDGQQMQAVSGGGHWGGGMFISARDQARFGLLTLHNGNWKGEQLVSEAWNKMAQTPTEAQTDYGFMNWFLNTDKKRLPSAPENSFFHLGSGTNMVYVDQENDLVIVARWIKTSAMDGIVKRVLESMN
- a CDS encoding RagB/SusD family nutrient uptake outer membrane protein codes for the protein MNFRRIYITLLALIVVGVGCSDGFLEINPQQSVSNEEALLTLQDYEAAITGAYNILSSSNYYGRYFVLVPDVMADDVKQNSQANRAKEYAEYVAFEEHFITEGMWATIYSGISAVNAIINAPKPDIAASLDDEYNQLIGEAHALRGQMYFDLVRLYGQHYTYTTDASHLGVPIVLETDEESEPVRNTVAEVYNQVISDLTTSIGLMQPTTRNGNTATLSSWAAKALLARVYLYQEDWANAEAMADDVIENGPYQLVSNANYVASWSDDFDAESIFEISMTESDNRGSDALGRMYIESGYGDYLPSDDLYSLIPAGDVRQQLFIVDGNLSGDYAPFRLNKYPSTTGLDNTIVIRLSELYLIRAEAAAMQADTNPSKNAIAQSDVTTIRQRGEPGQAPVVATGQALRDEIALERRIELAYEGQRLWDLMRKKQDMVRTQCTSTIPAACSVSYPNDRFVLPIPANEQDANPNIQPNPGY
- a CDS encoding SusC/RagA family TonB-linked outer membrane protein → MNTFIYLLKGLKGAKKLILVAGLVFFGLSSNLSAETISGDGTAAIVTGTVVDKTTNEPLAGVNIQVKGEFRGVFTEIDGTYSIDVENDDILVFSFVGYKRLEVPVNGQSTINVQLEEDLQQLDELVVVGYGLQRREAVTGSIASIDAGKIEQVPSSSFESSLQGNIAGVQLISADGAPGANTQIRVRGIGSITASSSPLYVVDGVIMTSGSVSNLNSNGGRSTNVMAALNPNDIESVTILKDAASTAIYGSRGANGVVLITTKSGKSGAPVISLKSQVGFNSVASNSLLEPLNADEYTTLFLEGYTNRGETQAQAQQRFDDRFEQLTDPTTGQPTNTDWLDELTRTGVNQSYDLSVSGGTDAVKYYVSTNFFDQESHVIGTDFDRLASRANVDVKLNNRVDLSNKLLISKTDQNGMTDGSAWANPLYNAFLLSPLIPIKDETGLYNASHKNYFPMGGNNPVGALSGDDLRNTETYRITNNVNANVRLMDNLIFSSKWNIDIIKVGESQYKNPRYGDGRNVGGYAQESEITNQSWTGTQTLNYIGNFDEVHNLEALLGYEAQKSESKSFTGYGQNFPNLTLRTLSSAAEAYSASATKSEYTFASMFTRLIYDYDGKYFLQGSLRRDGSSRFGSENRWGTFYSVGIGWSMHQEEFLKNNEIIDVLKLRSSIGTTGNAAIGNFPSRGLYGYGRDYDGSPGGAPVQIANPGLTWEKQQNFNVAMEFGVMDRVTGTAEYFVKTSTDLLLNVPLSRTTGFSNITRNAGELENKGFELTLNVNVMNTQDLVWDIGFNTTFLKNEITKLDEPYNSGSKRREVGRDYQSYYLYGWAGVDQTNGDPLWYTDETETATTNSISNAERYFVGKSATPDHYGGFNTSVFYKNITFDAQFSYSWGNYLYASQERFIHGDGALTPRSTSKYAYENRWLPGKTDAKFPMHRWGGNNGSNVGNSSRWLHDGSYIRLRNVTVGYNFENDVINPFGLKSLRVYTRGTNLFTFTRDSDLYIDPEQNINGVANSVTPAIKSITFGIDIGF